In Anaerolineales bacterium, the following proteins share a genomic window:
- a CDS encoding 4Fe-4S binding protein: MYGKGILKGLGVTAKRFWETYTEDLAWLLRGKKRYYTEEGVRHRSSKDQKGIFTVQYPEERLILPEEARYLPFLVYNELADGKREILCTSCGICAKVCPPQCIWIVRSNDPTTGRPIPEPTEFFIDADICMNCGYCAEYCPFDAIKMDHDFEIASYGRNVYNMEQLLKSSEYYKSIRPQNYAREEAARKAEEEAKKAKAAAKAAAEAAAKAAPPPAEPPAASAADTQVNS, from the coding sequence ATGTACGGAAAAGGAATACTCAAAGGTCTCGGCGTTACGGCAAAACGGTTTTGGGAAACCTACACCGAAGATCTTGCATGGCTGTTGCGCGGCAAGAAGCGCTACTACACCGAAGAAGGCGTGCGGCATCGTTCGAGCAAGGATCAAAAGGGAATCTTCACGGTTCAATATCCGGAGGAGCGGCTGATCCTGCCGGAAGAAGCGCGCTATTTGCCCTTCCTGGTCTACAACGAACTAGCCGACGGCAAACGAGAAATTCTGTGCACCTCGTGCGGCATTTGCGCGAAGGTCTGTCCGCCGCAATGTATCTGGATCGTGCGCTCGAACGATCCGACCACAGGCAGACCCATCCCCGAACCGACCGAGTTCTTCATTGACGCCGACATCTGCATGAACTGCGGCTATTGCGCCGAGTATTGTCCGTTCGACGCGATCAAGATGGATCACGATTTCGAGATCGCCTCCTACGGGCGCAACGTGTACAACATGGAGCAATTGCTCAAATCCTCCGAGTATTACAAGAGCATCCGTCCGCAGAATTACGCGCGCGAAGAAGCCGCGCGCAAAGCCGAAGAGGAAGCCAAGAAAGCAAAAGCCGCCGCGAAAGCCGCCGCAGAAGCCGCGGCAAAGGCGGCGCCTCCGCCCGCAGAACCTCCAGCCGCAAGCGCGGCAGATACGCAGGTAAATTCGTAG
- a CDS encoding Mrp/NBP35 family ATP-binding protein translates to MTNLTKEAILSALSNVQEPDLGQDLVTLNMVKNIEISEGNVAFTVMLTTPACPFRGKIEKDSKEAVMKIEGVKSVTVKMDSDVPNDGRMRGLVATPIRNAIAVGSGKGGVGKSTVSVNIAVALAQSGARVGLMDADIYGPNTPTMLGVEKLPPPQGQRLIPAEAYGVKMISMGLLVKPGQPLIWRGPMLNSAIRQFLGDVEWGELDYLIVDLPPGTGDASLSLAQALPLSGAVIVTLPQLVSLEDAGRGLNMFKTLEVPILGIVENMSYLELPDGTHMDLFGTGGGEHLAQMTSSPFLGKVPIDQNVRIGGDTGKPIVVSHPDSPVAKSLREIAESLAAKVSVAALSGKNEVPINIVE, encoded by the coding sequence ATGACAAATCTGACAAAAGAAGCGATACTCTCCGCATTGAGCAATGTACAAGAACCCGATCTCGGGCAAGACCTCGTCACCCTCAATATGGTAAAAAATATTGAGATCAGCGAGGGCAATGTCGCGTTCACAGTGATGCTCACCACACCGGCTTGCCCATTTCGCGGAAAGATCGAGAAAGACTCAAAAGAAGCCGTGATGAAAATCGAGGGCGTGAAATCTGTCACCGTGAAAATGGATTCGGATGTGCCGAACGACGGACGTATGCGCGGACTGGTCGCAACCCCGATTCGCAACGCCATTGCGGTTGGTTCAGGCAAGGGAGGCGTTGGCAAGTCTACGGTTTCCGTCAACATTGCGGTGGCGCTTGCCCAAAGCGGCGCGCGCGTCGGTCTCATGGACGCGGACATCTACGGTCCCAACACCCCCACCATGCTCGGCGTGGAAAAACTTCCTCCCCCGCAAGGACAGCGCCTCATCCCTGCTGAAGCATACGGCGTGAAGATGATCTCGATGGGCTTGCTCGTCAAGCCGGGTCAACCCCTCATCTGGCGCGGACCGATGCTCAACTCCGCGATCCGTCAATTTTTAGGCGATGTCGAATGGGGCGAACTAGATTATTTGATCGTTGACCTGCCACCCGGCACCGGCGACGCGTCGTTGTCGCTGGCGCAGGCGTTACCTTTGAGCGGCGCGGTGATCGTCACGCTCCCGCAATTGGTATCGCTCGAGGATGCCGGTCGTGGGTTGAATATGTTCAAGACTCTCGAAGTTCCGATTTTGGGGATTGTCGAGAATATGTCTTATCTCGAATTGCCAGATGGAACTCACATGGACTTATTCGGCACAGGCGGAGGCGAGCACCTCGCGCAGATGACCAGCTCTCCATTCCTCGGCAAAGTGCCGATTGACCAGAACGTCCGCATCGGAGGCGATACCGGCAAACCGATCGTCGTCTCGCATCCTGATTCGCCGGTCGCAAAGTCATTGCGTGAAATTGCCGAGAGCTTGGCGGCAAAAGTCAGCGTGGCGGCGCTGAGCGGGAAGAACGAAGTTCCGATCAATATTGTGGAGTAA
- a CDS encoding ester cyclase, with protein MSKQNKALIRRFYTELVNGRKIELADEMILENFDDHAARGTGLANFKTLYAAMLRIFPDIEAKIEDLIAEGDQVAARVEFTATQAGSFRGFQPANRKVTFSGMDIFRLKEGKIAERWAQRDFLGMLEKLGHVTRR; from the coding sequence ATGTCTAAACAGAACAAGGCGCTGATACGAAGGTTTTACACGGAGTTGGTCAACGGCAGGAAGATCGAGTTGGCAGACGAGATGATCTTGGAAAACTTCGATGACCACGCCGCGCGCGGCACCGGCTTGGCAAATTTCAAAACGTTATACGCCGCGATGCTGAGGATCTTCCCTGATATTGAGGCGAAGATCGAGGATTTGATCGCCGAGGGGGATCAGGTGGCGGCGCGGGTGGAGTTTACCGCCACCCAAGCCGGTTCGTTTCGCGGATTTCAGCCTGCCAACCGCAAAGTAACCTTCTCCGGCATGGACATTTTTCGGCTCAAAGAGGGAAAAATAGCCGAACGGTGGGCACAGCGCGATTTTCTCGGTATGCTCGAAAAGCTCGGGCATGTGACGCGGCGCTAA
- a CDS encoding NAD(P)H-binding protein encodes MKIAVTGAFSYTGKYVAKRLLARGEEVVTLTNHPNRPNPFNGRVKAFPLDFDEEGMTKSLQGAEALVNTYWVRFDKDSNTQPRAVENTRKLVNAAKAAGVKRIAHVSIANPSADSHLPYYWGKAANEKAVIESGLAYAIIRPTVLVGGGEDILINNIAYLLRRFPFFLLPGDGSYGIQPVHVEDVADLLVDGVYSGENYIVDAVGPEAYTFKELVKLVGETIGARRPLISTPPRLALLAAQFLSLFVSDVILTPEEVDGLMANLLVSKEPARCKTKFSVWLEENKNSIGTKYASEIAKHYQ; translated from the coding sequence ATGAAAATCGCAGTTACCGGCGCGTTCAGTTACACAGGCAAGTATGTTGCCAAGAGATTACTCGCTCGCGGCGAGGAAGTCGTCACGCTCACGAATCATCCAAACCGACCCAATCCGTTCAACGGACGGGTGAAAGCTTTTCCGCTGGATTTCGACGAAGAGGGCATGACCAAATCACTGCAAGGCGCGGAGGCGCTGGTCAACACCTACTGGGTGCGGTTCGACAAAGATTCGAACACCCAGCCGCGCGCGGTGGAAAATACGCGAAAATTGGTCAACGCCGCGAAAGCCGCAGGCGTGAAGCGGATCGCGCATGTGAGCATCGCAAATCCATCCGCCGACTCGCACCTGCCATATTACTGGGGCAAAGCGGCAAACGAAAAGGCTGTGATCGAATCGGGATTGGCGTACGCGATCATCCGCCCCACCGTGCTGGTCGGCGGCGGCGAAGATATCCTCATCAACAACATCGCGTATCTTTTGCGACGATTCCCTTTCTTCCTCCTCCCCGGCGACGGATCGTACGGGATACAACCGGTTCACGTCGAAGATGTGGCTGACTTGCTCGTGGACGGCGTGTACAGCGGGGAAAATTACATCGTCGACGCGGTCGGACCTGAGGCATACACGTTCAAGGAATTGGTGAAATTGGTCGGCGAAACTATCGGCGCGCGGCGACCTTTGATTTCCACCCCGCCGCGCTTGGCGTTGCTCGCCGCGCAGTTTTTGAGTCTGTTCGTCAGCGACGTGATCCTCACCCCCGAAGAAGTGGACGGATTGATGGCGAACTTGCTCGTTTCGAAAGAGCCCGCACGGTGCAAAACGAAGTTTTCGGTTTGGTTGGAAGAGAACAAGAATTCAATCGGGACGAAGTACGCTTCGGAGATCGCAAAGCACTATCAATGA
- the ricT gene encoding regulatory iron-sulfur-containing complex subunit RicT: protein MQTQIIGVRFTKVGKIYHFDTAAVPDVQIGEHVIVDTSRGKHLGEVIRVEKETPPKPEGGWRSVERRATPRDLLLRQSWQSKQTEAMINCRARASELKLEGVKIVAAEYNYDGTRLAFLFNTETEEKVDLKSLKKDMHNLYPNTHIELRQIGPRDVAKILGGMGACGIETRCCSKFLTDFSPISIKMAKDQGISLTPEEITGMCGRLRCCLIYEYEQYVEARKTLPKRNKRVVTPKGEGKVIDVLPMSNKVIVLLESEGKKFTETFDHTDLQPWDELEALRRKSEAPCDRHNSGGCTCGKSSPRKNRNN from the coding sequence ATGCAAACTCAAATTATCGGCGTCCGCTTTACTAAAGTGGGCAAAATCTATCATTTCGACACCGCAGCCGTGCCAGATGTGCAAATCGGCGAACACGTAATCGTGGATACATCACGCGGCAAACACCTCGGCGAGGTCATCCGCGTGGAGAAGGAAACGCCTCCCAAACCGGAGGGCGGTTGGAGGTCCGTAGAGAGGCGTGCTACCCCGCGCGACCTCCTCCTCCGCCAGTCATGGCAATCCAAACAGACTGAAGCGATGATCAACTGCCGCGCCCGCGCGTCCGAACTGAAACTCGAGGGCGTCAAGATCGTCGCCGCAGAATATAACTACGACGGCACGCGTCTCGCTTTCCTATTCAACACCGAGACCGAAGAGAAGGTTGACCTCAAATCGCTGAAGAAGGATATGCACAACCTGTATCCGAACACGCACATCGAACTACGGCAGATCGGTCCGCGTGACGTGGCAAAGATTCTCGGCGGCATGGGCGCATGCGGGATTGAAACGCGTTGCTGTTCGAAATTCCTCACCGATTTTTCCCCCATCTCGATCAAGATGGCAAAAGATCAGGGCATCTCGCTCACGCCTGAAGAGATCACCGGCATGTGCGGGCGTTTGCGCTGTTGTCTCATTTACGAATACGAACAATATGTGGAAGCGCGCAAAACCCTGCCGAAACGAAACAAGCGCGTCGTTACCCCTAAAGGCGAAGGCAAAGTCATTGACGTTCTGCCGATGAGCAATAAAGTGATCGTGTTGCTTGAATCCGAAGGGAAAAAATTCACCGAAACGTTCGATCACACCGACCTGCAACCATGGGACGAACTCGAAGCCCTGCGCCGCAAATCTGAAGCGCCATGCGACCGCCACAACTCCGGCGGATGCACTTGCGGCAAATCGAGCCCGCGCAAAAACAGAAACAATTAA
- a CDS encoding DUF2726 domain-containing protein, producing MATRDSIQVKSQDERLPYRLREKFMSAPELALFRSLQNMAGKHYVVCPKVALNDIFYIVRPNENVHFFNKIFRKHVDFLLCDPKTLQPVFGIELVKPVGKSETREADQFLEDLFLSAGLPLVHVISSETYSEEDLAELFQLAIVKVKQSRPLRATGRSDSVPHCPICGKMMVLRMHRTGPDKGKRYYGCMDNPRCSGAVRID from the coding sequence ATGGCAACGCGGGATTCCATTCAAGTCAAATCGCAGGACGAGCGTCTGCCGTATCGTCTGCGCGAAAAGTTCATGTCCGCGCCGGAGTTGGCGTTATTCCGTTCTCTGCAAAACATGGCGGGAAAGCATTACGTGGTCTGCCCCAAAGTTGCGCTCAACGATATTTTTTATATCGTACGTCCCAACGAGAACGTACATTTTTTCAACAAGATCTTTCGCAAGCACGTAGATTTTTTGTTGTGCGACCCCAAAACCCTCCAACCTGTTTTTGGCATCGAACTCGTCAAGCCGGTCGGCAAATCGGAAACGCGCGAAGCCGATCAATTCCTCGAAGACCTCTTCCTCAGCGCGGGGCTTCCGCTTGTGCATGTGATTTCAAGCGAGACGTACTCGGAGGAGGACTTGGCGGAATTGTTCCAACTGGCGATCGTCAAAGTGAAGCAGTCGCGACCGCTTCGCGCGACGGGGAGGTCTGATTCGGTTCCCCATTGCCCCATCTGCGGGAAGATGATGGTCCTGCGGATGCACCGCACCGGACCCGATAAGGGCAAGCGCTATTACGGCTGTATGGATAACCCCAGGTGCAGCGGCGCGGTAAGGATAGATTGA
- a CDS encoding inositol monophosphatase family protein has product MNLQPYLNFARQLAYRAGRITLSYYNKGIQYDVKSDESPVTAADRATEEFIRGEIEKTYPSHAIVGEEFGEESPSPRGRGVRGEGATFRWIVDPIDGTKSFLKGVPFYSVLIALEIEGVSRVGAVCFPALDEILYAADGLGAWWNGKRARVSDVKDLKKAVFCYTSWSGFRTKKRLDVFQNMHKECFFGRGWSDAYGYHMVATGRAEIMLDPGIKIWDVAPFPPILREAGGWFGSWSGKEGHAHGEGVAVNGALKSKVLKMMRV; this is encoded by the coding sequence ATGAACCTCCAACCCTACCTCAACTTCGCCCGCCAACTTGCCTATCGGGCGGGACGTATCACGCTCAGTTACTACAACAAAGGCATCCAATACGATGTGAAATCGGACGAATCGCCCGTCACTGCGGCAGACCGCGCTACCGAGGAATTCATCCGCGGCGAGATCGAAAAGACCTATCCCAGCCACGCCATTGTGGGGGAGGAGTTTGGGGAAGAATCCCCCTCTCCCCGCGGGAGGGGGGTTAGGGGTGAGGGCGCAACATTCCGCTGGATCGTTGACCCGATTGACGGCACAAAATCTTTCCTCAAAGGCGTGCCGTTTTACTCTGTGTTAATCGCGCTGGAGATCGAAGGCGTGTCGCGCGTCGGCGCGGTGTGTTTCCCTGCGTTGGACGAAATCCTCTACGCGGCGGATGGACTTGGCGCGTGGTGGAACGGCAAACGAGCGCGCGTTTCAGATGTGAAGGACCTCAAAAAAGCCGTGTTTTGTTACACGAGTTGGTCGGGCTTCCGCACCAAAAAACGCCTCGATGTTTTCCAAAACATGCACAAGGAATGTTTCTTCGGGCGCGGTTGGTCCGACGCGTACGGCTATCACATGGTCGCGACGGGGCGCGCCGAGATCATGCTCGACCCAGGGATAAAAATTTGGGACGTAGCGCCCTTTCCTCCGATCTTGCGCGAGGCGGGCGGCTGGTTCGGTTCGTGGAGCGGCAAAGAGGGTCACGCTCACGGGGAGGGAGTCGCCGTCAATGGCGCGCTCAAATCGAAGGTCCTGAAAATGATGCGTGTATAA
- a CDS encoding LysM domain-containing protein — MNGKRIFQFLLVLALLVGSFATAARAQAWSSCPSVYYVQPGDWLAKIARNCGVSLSSLYAANPWTAYTYYIYPGQVIYIPGGYDSGGYYCGPGYDYYGSYYIVCRGDTLGGIAMYYGVTVNYLQWRNGIANANRIYAGQLIRP, encoded by the coding sequence ATGAACGGCAAACGGATCTTTCAGTTTCTTTTGGTCTTGGCGCTGTTGGTCGGGTCCTTTGCGACAGCCGCCCGCGCCCAAGCGTGGTCTTCCTGCCCAAGCGTGTACTACGTCCAGCCGGGAGATTGGCTCGCCAAGATCGCCCGGAATTGTGGCGTGTCGCTTTCCTCCCTCTACGCGGCAAACCCGTGGACAGCGTACACGTACTACATTTACCCCGGGCAGGTGATTTATATCCCCGGCGGATATGATTCGGGCGGCTATTACTGTGGTCCCGGTTACGACTACTATGGTAGTTACTATATCGTGTGCCGCGGCGATACCCTGGGCGGCATTGCCATGTACTACGGCGTGACGGTCAACTACTTGCAGTGGAGGAATGGCATTGCCAATGCGAACCGCATCTATGCGGGTCAGTTGATCCGCCCCTAG
- a CDS encoding restriction endonuclease gives MSSNLQKGPQFVRYFQPVINALLELGGSGRPEEVEDLIVEQLGLSDNVRNEQIPSGQSRFSNKVNWARFYLARAGLIDSSTRGVWNLTEKGRATKLNSEESVALFNSIHKQFTGDKKKSKADKQIEEDSNSPEEIDHRTSLMNTLLELPPNGFERLCQRLLRESGFEKVQITGKSGDGGLDGIGILQVNPFVSFKVLFQCKRYSGSVSASQVRDFRGAMMGRADKGIILTTGSFTPDARKESVRDGVPPIELVDGEKLLDMFEELELGLKPKKAFDIDLTFFDEFKN, from the coding sequence ATGAGCTCGAATCTCCAAAAAGGACCTCAGTTTGTTCGCTATTTTCAACCTGTCATCAATGCTCTCTTGGAGTTAGGTGGATCTGGGCGTCCCGAGGAGGTCGAAGATTTGATTGTTGAGCAGTTGGGCTTAAGCGACAATGTCCGAAACGAGCAAATACCGAGCGGACAATCAAGATTTAGCAACAAAGTAAATTGGGCTCGATTTTATTTGGCGCGTGCAGGATTGATTGACTCGTCAACGCGTGGGGTTTGGAATCTGACAGAAAAAGGAAGAGCGACAAAGTTGAATTCTGAGGAATCTGTTGCTTTATTTAATTCTATCCATAAACAATTTACGGGGGATAAAAAGAAATCTAAAGCAGATAAGCAGATTGAAGAAGATAGCAATTCTCCAGAGGAAATTGATCATCGAACTAGTTTAATGAATACCTTGTTGGAATTACCGCCAAATGGCTTTGAACGTTTGTGTCAGAGGTTGTTGCGCGAGTCTGGTTTTGAGAAAGTTCAGATTACAGGTAAAAGCGGCGATGGCGGTTTGGATGGTATTGGAATACTTCAGGTTAATCCATTCGTTAGTTTCAAAGTTTTATTTCAATGCAAACGATATTCTGGTTCTGTGAGCGCTTCACAGGTGCGGGATTTTCGTGGCGCAATGATGGGTCGCGCTGATAAAGGGATAATCCTTACTACTGGTTCATTTACTCCTGATGCTCGAAAAGAATCTGTTCGGGATGGCGTTCCTCCAATCGAATTAGTAGATGGTGAGAAGTTACTCGATATGTTTGAAGAATTGGAACTCGGATTAAAGCCGAAAAAAGCATTTGACATCGACCTAACATTCTTTGATGAATTTAAAAACTAA
- a CDS encoding NADH-quinone oxidoreductase subunit D — protein MTTPAPASTSTIDLVARFPGVVQADARPGYSGFIVEKDSLIEVATAIRDEFGFDLMTAVTGVDYAPDKMEVVYHAYRTTGGPSLVFKVQVPRVDPVEVPSLIHLWPGVDLQEREAWDLLGIKFTGHPDLRRILMWEGFEGHPLRKDWKEGFYEEDTKPFKSRWPDGQFYMAEDKNPFKDNLTFPQNFDPEKWIPEGDALLYGALARYTVKSEEGISTDRIVINMGPHHPSTHGVFRAVMTLDGETIVGLKPVLGYLHRNHDKIGERNTYLQNMPFTDRLDYFNSMTNNFGYALAVEKLMKIPVAERAEYIRVIVSELSRIQNHLIFIGTTLNDLGAMYTPSLYTFEERELILDVFEAISGARMMCNYFRFGGVVRDIEEAEMNKIKDLVYERIPPKTDELDRMLSENEVLVSRMKGVRMINAEDAVAYSVTGPVLRAAGVPYDIRRADPYGIYDRFDFDVAVRYNGDLMDNYLIRIDEIRQSLRILDQAIKQIPQGPINSQKPQYQVRVPAGEAYGRVESPKGELGYYVVSNGKPNPWRYHVRPASFVNVTSLEKICVGTKIADFVVLLAMFDMVMGECDR, from the coding sequence ATGACCACGCCCGCACCCGCTTCTACTTCGACCATTGATCTGGTCGCCCGATTCCCCGGCGTTGTCCAAGCCGACGCGCGCCCGGGTTACTCCGGCTTCATCGTCGAAAAAGATTCGCTGATCGAAGTCGCCACCGCTATCCGCGACGAATTCGGCTTCGACCTGATGACCGCCGTCACCGGCGTGGACTACGCGCCGGACAAAATGGAAGTCGTCTATCACGCCTATCGCACCACCGGCGGACCCAGCTTGGTATTCAAAGTCCAAGTCCCGCGCGTTGACCCGGTGGAAGTCCCATCGCTCATTCATCTGTGGCCCGGCGTAGATTTGCAAGAACGCGAAGCCTGGGACCTGCTCGGCATCAAATTTACCGGTCACCCCGACTTGCGCCGCATTTTGATGTGGGAAGGTTTCGAGGGTCACCCGCTCCGCAAAGATTGGAAAGAAGGTTTTTACGAAGAAGACACCAAGCCGTTCAAAAGCCGCTGGCCCGACGGTCAGTTTTACATGGCGGAGGATAAAAATCCGTTCAAGGATAACCTCACTTTTCCGCAAAACTTCGATCCCGAAAAATGGATTCCCGAAGGCGACGCGTTGCTGTACGGCGCGCTGGCGCGTTACACCGTAAAAAGTGAAGAGGGCATCAGCACCGATCGCATCGTTATCAACATGGGTCCGCACCACCCCTCCACGCACGGAGTCTTCCGCGCGGTGATGACTCTCGACGGCGAAACCATCGTCGGCTTGAAGCCTGTGCTGGGCTACCTGCATCGCAACCACGACAAGATCGGCGAGCGCAACACCTATCTGCAAAACATGCCCTTCACCGACCGTCTCGATTATTTCAACTCGATGACCAACAACTTCGGCTACGCCCTCGCCGTGGAAAAGTTGATGAAGATTCCGGTGGCGGAGCGCGCGGAGTACATCCGCGTGATCGTATCGGAACTCAGCCGCATCCAAAACCACCTCATCTTCATCGGCACGACGCTGAACGATCTCGGCGCTATGTATACCCCCTCGCTCTACACTTTCGAGGAGCGCGAACTGATCCTCGACGTGTTCGAAGCCATCTCCGGCGCGCGCATGATGTGCAATTATTTCCGCTTTGGCGGCGTAGTGCGCGACATCGAAGAAGCGGAGATGAACAAGATCAAAGATTTGGTCTACGAGCGCATCCCGCCCAAGACCGACGAACTCGACCGCATGTTATCTGAAAACGAAGTGCTGGTCTCGCGCATGAAAGGCGTCCGCATGATCAACGCGGAGGATGCGGTCGCATACTCTGTGACCGGACCCGTCCTCCGAGCCGCGGGCGTGCCGTATGATATCCGCCGCGCCGACCCGTATGGCATTTACGACCGCTTCGATTTCGACGTGGCGGTCCGCTACAACGGCGATCTGATGGACAACTATCTCATCCGCATTGACGAGATTCGACAGTCCCTGCGGATCTTAGACCAAGCCATCAAGCAGATCCCTCAAGGACCGATCAACTCCCAAAAGCCGCAGTATCAGGTCCGGGTCCCGGCGGGTGAAGCGTATGGACGAGTCGAATCGCCGAAGGGCGAACTCGGCTACTACGTTGTCTCGAACGGTAAGCCAAATCCGTGGCGCTATCACGTGCGACCCGCGTCGTTCGTCAACGTCACCTCGCTGGAGAAGATTTGCGTCGGCACCAAGATCGCCGATTTCGTTGTCTTGCTCGCCATGTTCGATATGGTGATGGGCGAATGTGACCGATAA
- a CDS encoding amidohydrolase, protein MSTFLQHAEELFPYTQAMRRDFHKHPELGFREVRTGGIVAKELEAIGLEVTKGVGKTGVVGYLEGSRPGPTILLRFDMDALPIAEETGAEYASENPGVMHACGHDGHTAIGLTVAKMLHARRDELAGSIKFCFQPSEEGTNGEEVGGALMMMRDGVLESPKVEKTLSLHVWNDKPIGWLSVAKGPVMAGAELFSIKLTGKGGHGAAPHTTVDPIVAAAQIVTALQTIASRNVPPLKATVVSVTQIIAGTTFNVIPQTAEVNGTIRNFDLDVRKLALERFEEIVHGIAKSMGCESEITLKQVTPTVINNEAVAESVLQSAQKLFPDDDIDTSPYLTMGAEDMGYMQEQIDGCYFMIGSANDEKNLNYGHHHPKFDFDERALVRGAALMASAAADLLK, encoded by the coding sequence ATGTCTACTTTCCTCCAGCACGCCGAAGAGCTCTTCCCCTACACCCAAGCCATGCGCCGCGACTTTCACAAACATCCCGAGCTGGGCTTCCGCGAAGTCCGCACCGGCGGCATCGTTGCCAAAGAACTCGAAGCCATCGGCTTGGAAGTGACCAAAGGCGTCGGCAAGACCGGCGTGGTCGGCTATCTCGAAGGTTCGCGTCCGGGTCCGACGATTCTCCTCCGCTTCGATATGGACGCGCTCCCCATCGCCGAAGAGACCGGCGCCGAATACGCGTCCGAAAACCCCGGCGTGATGCATGCCTGCGGACACGACGGTCACACCGCCATCGGGCTGACGGTCGCGAAGATGCTCCACGCGCGGCGCGACGAACTGGCGGGCAGTATCAAATTTTGTTTTCAGCCTTCCGAGGAAGGAACGAACGGTGAAGAGGTCGGCGGCGCGTTGATGATGATGCGCGACGGCGTGTTGGAATCTCCAAAAGTCGAGAAAACTCTCTCGCTCCATGTGTGGAACGATAAACCCATCGGCTGGTTGAGCGTGGCGAAGGGACCGGTCATGGCTGGCGCGGAGTTGTTTTCTATCAAACTCACCGGCAAAGGCGGACACGGCGCCGCCCCCCACACGACAGTTGACCCCATTGTCGCCGCGGCGCAGATCGTCACCGCGCTGCAAACGATCGCGTCACGGAACGTGCCGCCTCTCAAAGCGACGGTCGTAAGCGTCACGCAGATCATCGCTGGGACAACGTTCAACGTCATCCCGCAGACTGCGGAGGTCAACGGCACGATTCGCAACTTCGACCTGGATGTCCGCAAACTGGCGCTCGAACGATTCGAAGAGATCGTCCATGGCATAGCAAAATCAATGGGGTGCGAATCGGAGATCACGCTCAAACAAGTGACGCCGACGGTGATCAACAACGAGGCGGTCGCTGAAAGCGTGTTGCAGTCGGCGCAGAAACTTTTCCCCGATGATGATATTGACACCTCGCCGTATCTCACGATGGGGGCGGAAGACATGGGTTATATGCAGGAACAGATCGACGGGTGTTACTTTATGATCGGTTCCGCCAACGACGAAAAGAATCTCAACTACGGGCATCACCATCCAAAGTTCGATTTCGACGAGCGCGCGCTGGTGAGAGGCGCGGCGCTGATGGCATCCGCCGCGGCAGACTTGCTCAAGTAG
- a CDS encoding PIG-L deacetylase family protein, whose product MTLDSLAPDNWDTPKNILIILAHPDDPEFFCGATLARWARAGHSLTYLLLTCGDKGFNDATTPANMTPEKLCGIRHEEQRAAANVIGAQAVHFMDVEDGYLVPGIQLRREIVREIRRHKPDILVTCDPQNLFALYGLNHPDHRACGQVVLDAVFPAAGSPVFFPELLAEGFEPHMPKEIWCSLTSQPNTVLDVTETWEIKLEAIKMHKTQVPDPVKLVERMNSRRAEDSTEDNPRYEEKFRVVKYR is encoded by the coding sequence ATGACCCTCGACTCCCTCGCCCCCGACAACTGGGACACACCCAAAAACATCCTCATCATCCTCGCCCACCCCGACGACCCCGAATTTTTCTGCGGAGCCACTCTCGCTCGCTGGGCGCGTGCAGGACACAGCCTCACCTACCTGCTCCTGACCTGCGGCGACAAAGGCTTCAACGATGCCACCACGCCCGCGAACATGACTCCCGAAAAGTTATGTGGAATCCGCCACGAGGAACAACGCGCCGCGGCAAACGTGATCGGCGCGCAAGCCGTCCACTTCATGGATGTCGAAGACGGCTACCTCGTGCCAGGCATCCAACTTCGCCGCGAGATCGTCCGCGAGATTCGCCGCCACAAGCCGGACATCCTCGTCACGTGCGATCCGCAAAACCTGTTCGCCTTGTACGGACTCAACCATCCCGACCACCGCGCCTGCGGACAAGTGGTACTCGACGCGGTCTTCCCCGCCGCGGGAAGCCCGGTCTTCTTCCCAGAATTACTCGCCGAAGGCTTCGAACCTCACATGCCCAAAGAGATCTGGTGCTCGTTGACCTCCCAACCCAATACGGTTCTCGATGTTACCGAAACGTGGGAGATCAAACTCGAAGCGATCAAGATGCACAAGACGCAAGTCCCCGACCCGGTCAAACTCGTGGAGCGCATGAACTCTCGCCGCGCCGAAGACAGCACAGAAGACAACCCGCGCTACGAAGAAAAGTTTAGAGTAGTTAAATATAGATAA